ATGGTTATCTTTGGAAAAAATTTATTCACACACGATCATGATAAAACGTCTTTCATTCAGCAGCCTGTTTTTAATAGGGTTATCAGCAGTGCTTTACGCTTCAAAAGTAGATACGGTCAATGTCTTCAGCCCCTCTATGCAAAAAGAAATCAAAACGGTGGTAATCATTCCCGATGCTTATTTGCAAGAAACGGAATTTCCGGTTCTTTATTTGTTACACGGTTACAGCGACAATTACGGTGGGTGGGTTAACAAAGTGCCTGCGGTGAAAGAGTTGGCCGATTGGCACAATATGATTATCGTTTGTCCCGATGGAGCTTACGGGAGCTGGTATTTCGACAGTCCCGTGGATCCTGCATTTAAGTTTGAAACTTTTGTATCGAAAGAATTGGTGGATTGGGTGGACAAGAACTACAAGACCGTCCGAAAACGCGAAGGACGCGCCATTACCGGATTAAGTATGGGTGGTCACGGCGGATTGTACCTGGGATTTCGCCATCAGGATGTCTACGGTGCTTGCGGAAGTATGAGTGGTGGAGTAGATATTCGTCCTTTTCCCAACAACTGGGATCTGGCAAAACGGTTAGGCACGCAACGTGAAAACCCCGATAACTGGGAGAAGAACACCGTAATGAATCAGTTGCATTTGCTTACGCCCAACTCCTCCAGAATAATAATCGATTGCGGTTCCGGTGATTTCTTTTACGAAGTAAACGTCAGGTTACATCAGGAACTTCTTTACCGGAATATACCCCACGATTTTATCTCGCGCCCCGGTGTACATAACTGGGAATATTGGGCAAACGCCATTAAATACCAGGCGTTGTTTTTCAACGATTATTTTGATGCGGGGAAGGCATCATCTTCTCCATCTGCGAATACGCATCGTGGAAGAAGATGAGCGTCGCATTTTGGGCCTTAGCCTCGTCCAGAAAACGTTTTTTCTCTTCCATGGCCAGTGCGGCGTTATTGTCGTAGGCCGATAACCAGCTTAGCGGCAGATGTGCCGAAGTAGGGACAACATCTGCGGGGAAAACGATTTTTTCTCCCTCATTTTCGAAAAAGAGGACTATCTGTCCGGGTGTATGTCCATCGTAGAGCTTGAGGGTTACGTTTTCACAGAGCGGTTGTTCCGATTCTGTCAGCCGGAGTTGTCCTGCCTCGAAGACAGGTTCAATGTTTTCCTGGAAAAACGAAGCCGCTTCGTAAAGCATCGGTTTTCTGTAATTATCCCATTGCGCCCGACTCAGCCAGTAAGTGGCCCGGGGAAAAGCAGGGACAACCTCCTGTTTCCCGTTAAAAACCGTTCCTCCGCCGCAGTGATCAAAATGGAGGTGGGTAAGTACAACATCGGTTACTTCGTCAGGCGAATAGCCGATTTTTCCGATTTCTGCCCTCAGGTCTTTCAAATTGTGCGGCTGGTAGAACTTCAGCTTGTTCAATTGCTTGTCGCCAGCCCCACAATCTACCAGTATTTTATGTCGGTCGGTTTCAATGAAGAGGCATCGCATTGCCATCAGGCACATGTTGTTATGGTTGCTTGGATACCGTTTGTGCCAGTATTTTTTGGGTATGGGCCCAAACATGGCACCGCCATCTGCCCAGAAATAACCTGTCTCAATTATGTGGAAATTTGCCATTTTCGTAGTACTTTTGTGCAAAAGTAAAAAGAAAAGTGTAATGGCTATCTACACAGGATCAAATAAACATCTTGGCGGAACGGAAACTGTCACCCGGAAACAGACCGTCTTTTACGGACTGGTTCAAAAAAACGTTTTGGTCACCGGTGCAAACGGACAACTGGGACAAGAACTGAAACAACTGGCAGAAAAAACAAATTCCCCCTTTCGGTTTATCTATACCGACGCAGATGTGCTGGATATTACCGATGCGGGGCAAGTACAGCACTTTGTATCGGAATACTCCATTGAGTACGTCATCAACTGTGCAGCCTATACGGCTGTGGATAAGGCTGAAGCCGATGAGGAAGTGGCGTACAGGATCAATTGCACCGGTGCGGAAAACCTGGCCAGGTCGGGTGCAAAAATAATTCATATCTCTACTGATTATGTGTTCGACGGCACGGCCAGTACTCCCTATAAAGAGGATGCCTCCACGAATCCGTTGTCGGTTTACGGAAAATCGAAACTGAAGGGCGAAGAGGCGATTTGGGAGTTTGCCGAAGAGTGGATAATTATCCGTACTTCGTGGCTCTATTCCGAATTTGGAAACAATTTCGTGAAGACAATGCTCCGCCTCATGAATGAGCGCGATAAGCTAAACGTCGTTGCCGACCAATACGGAACACCTACCTACGCCGCCGACCTGGCAGAGATGATTCTGGTCATCCTTGAATGTGAGGAGTGGAAATCGGGCGTTTATCATTTTTCCAACCTGGGGGAAACCACCTGGTTCAAATTTGCAGAAAAAATAAAAGAGTTGGCTGCCGTAGGCCGTTGCCGGTTAGATCCCGTTCCTGCCTGCGAATACAAAACAGCCGCTGTACGGCCAATGTACAGCGTATTGGATAAATCAAAAATTCAATCGGCTTTCCGTGTCGTTATTCCGCAATGGGAGAACGGGCTGGAGAGATGCATTGAAAAGCTTACAAATAGATGACATTACAACAAGAGATTCAACGCCGGCGAACGTTTGCCATCATCAGCCATCCCGACGCGGGAAAAACCACATTAACGGAGAAACTGTTGCTTTTTGGCGGGGCCATACACGTGGCGGGAGCTGTAAAATCAAACAAGATAAAAAAAACCGCCACATCCGACTGGATGGAGATCGAAAGGCAACGCGGGATTTCCGTAGCTACTTCCGTGATGGGGTTTGAGTACGGCAATTATAAAATCAATATTCTCGATACACCCGGGCACCAGGATTTCGCAGAAGACACCTATCGTACACTGACAGCTGTGGACAGCGTAATTGTGGTGGTAGATATTGCCAAGGGTGTGGAAGCACAAACCCGCAAGCTGATGGAGGTGTGCCGTATGCGCCATACGCCGGTGATGATCTTTGTGAACAAGCTGGACCGTGAGGGAAAAGATCCGTTCGAGATCCTGGATGAACTGGAAGAAGAGCTCCAGGTAGCGGTACGGCCACTGAGCTGGCCGATCGATATGGGTGAACGTTTCAAAGGAGTGTATAACCTCTATCAGAACAGCCTCGACTTGTATCAACCGAGTAAACAGATCGTTACGGAATCCGTGCACTTGAATATTCAATCGCCGGAAGTAGAGAGGCATATCGGGGCAAAGCTTTCGGAAAAGCTGCGAAGCGATGTGGAGCTTATATCGGAGGTGTATCCCGGATTTAACCGGGAAGAGTACCTTGCCGGAAAACTGGCGCCTGTCTTCTTTGGTTCGGCACTCAACAATTTCGGGGTAAAAGAGTTGCTCGATTGTTTTGTGGCGATTGCTCCGTCACCGCGGGCCGTACAGACCGAAGAGCGTGTGGTGGACCCCTACGAAGAGTCCTTTTCCGGATTTGTCTTTAAGATACATGCCAATATGGATCCCAATCACCGGTCGTGCATAGCTTTTGTGAAGGTCTGTTCGGGCAGGTTCGAACGCAACGTCAATTACAAGCATGTGCGGTATAGCCGGTTAATGAAGTTTTCTTCGCCCACGGCCTTCATGGCTCAGAAAAAAGAGATTCTGGACGAAGCTTTTGCAGGAGATATCGTGGGCTTGCCCGACAACGGAAACTTTAAAATTGGCGACACCCTCACTGCTGGAGAGGACCTTCATTTTAAGGGATTACCCAGCTTCTCGCCGGAGATGTTCAAGTACATCGAAAATGCCGACCCGATGAAGTCGAAACAACTGCAGAAAGGGGTGGAGCAACTGATGGACGAAGGGGTGGCACAGCTTTTCACCAACCAGTTTAACGGCCGCAAAATCATCGGAACCGTCGGACAGCTTCAGTTTGAAGTAATCCAATACCGCCTTTTGCACGAATACGGTGCGCAATGCCGTTGGGAACCCATTAACCTTTATAAAGCGTGCTGGATAGAAAGTGACGATGCGGCGCAACTGGAAGATTTCAAAAAGCGTAAATATCAGTACATGGCTAAAGATAAAGAGGGTAGGGATGTGTTTCTGGCCGAATCAAACTATCTGTTAATGATGGCGCAGCAAGACTTTAAAAACATTGCCTTCCATTTCAATTCCGAGTTCTGACGAACATTTTCAGGATTCATCCGCTATTCCGTAATGCCCATGCTTTTCATCAGAAAAGAGGCATTCATGGTCCGGGCAATTCCCTGCTGAAGCTTGTAATCGAAAGAGAGGAGGTCGTTTTCAATTTTTGCGTCGAAGTGAAAGTTTGCGATCTCTTGCGGGTATTCATTCTCCAGTTCTCCCAACGTTAAATCGTGTGTGGCAATGATGCCGTTTCCGCCTAACTTCACCAACCGTTTCATGAGTTGGGAAGAACCCTTTTGCTTGTCGTGAGAGTTCGTGCCTTTCAGTATCTCGTCCAGGATAATGAACAGGTCGTGTTCTCCCGACTCCAACCGTTCGATAATCATTTTCAGCCGTTTGAGCTCGGCGAAAAAATAGGATTCGTTGTTTACCAGAGAATCGGCTGTGCGCAGGTTTGTCAATAACTGGCCCGGACGATAACTCATGGATTCGGCACAAACGGGCAGGCCGGCCCCTGCCAGCACGTAATTTACACCGACAGTACGCAAATAAGTACTTTTCCCGGCCATATTGGCTCCGGTAACAATCATGAAAAACGGTTTCCGGAAAACGTTGATATCGTTCTTTACGCATTTACGGCGCGGAAGGAGCGGATGCCCCAGTTTTCTTGCCCGGAAAGGGAGTGATTCCTCAAACGTGGGAAACACATAATCGGGGTTGTTTGCGGCAAACGTGCCCATGGACACTAGCGCATCAACCTGTGCCAGTGTAGAGAACCATTTTTCGATTTCCACAGCATGGCGTTGCATCCATTGTTCTATCTTCAGGGCGTAAACAACATTCCACAAAAAAAGAGGATTCAGGAGAAGAAAAACGGGTACGGCAAAAGCCAGATCAAGGTTCCGGCTGTATTGTGCCAGTTGCTTAATGGCAGCTGACGCACTTTGCCGTTCGTTCTTTATCGACTGTTGCAGCGACTGTAACTGTACACTTTCGAAGCTGGTCGTTTCCATCAATTTTAACAGGTCGGCATACGATTCCAGCACTTTTGCCTTGTTATCGAATAAAGACCGGATCTGCTTCACCTTCTTCATGGGGATAACCGAAACCAACAATGTTGTAAAATACAACAAGGTGATTGCCGCTCCGCTTGTCAGTCCGGCCAGCGCCAGTGCAATGGCCAGTACGTATAAAGCAGGAACAACCCAGGTGGCAATTTTCCATAATGAAGGCCGGGGAAACAGTTCCTGTTTCCTACAAAGCTGTTTGATGGAACGATTATCGAATAATTTATCGTCCGATAACATCCCAATTGTCCTGAAGCTGAGGCAGAAATCTTCTTTCTCCGAAAGCTCTTTTACAGCAAGCTGCCTTATGCGGATTTCTTCGCTGTCCTTAAGCGGACTTCCTACTATCCCGGCAAGAGCTTCTTTCCCCATGGCAAGGCTGGTTCGGTTGAGCATTTGAAAAACAGACCTTTCCCCAAAAATATCTAAATCAAAGCTGAAGCTGTGAGCAGGATCCACATGCTCCGGTGCGCCGTCGAAAGGCGAGAAATCGTATACAAAGGCCTGGAGTTCGTTCCCGGCTATCCGGGCCAGCGCTTCTGATTTGGCTTTTTTAAACAGTAAATTCTTATGCCTGGCCAGCAGGGCCAAGAAACAAACTCCGGTTACCGCGGCAAAGAGAACAGCCAGCAAAGTATTTTGATGAAAAAAATAGGTAAGCGCTGAACCGGTCAAAAAGACGAAGAATCGTAAAAGACTGTTCGCATTGAGTTCTTTCTTGTACCTGGCAGCAGCATTGAGCTGATTTTCGGCAAGCTCCCGGTACTTGGCTATTCTTTCGGTAACAGGCATTAATTGGCGTTTTGTTCAGTTGAGTTGGCCAGATGGACGGTCATTTGACGGAAAGGGATCACCAGGCCGCGCGCATTGATCTCTTTGTATACCTCCTCATTCAGGTCGTGGGTAACATTCCAGAAGTCGTTTAAATTCACCCAGGCCCTCAGGGAGAAATCGATAGAATCTTCGTTCATTTTGGTCATCCGGGCAAACGGCTCGGGATCTTTCAACACCAACGGATGCCTGTTGGCAATATCCAGCAGCATTTTTTTTACTACATCCACATCGGTTCCGTATTCAATGCTCGCTGTAATTTCTACCCGCCGGGTGGTTTGTGTGTTGTAATTGATGATGTTTCCGGTCGACAGCGGCCCGTTGGGTATGTAAATGGTTTTGTTGTCGGCTGTGGTTAGCGTTGTATAGAGAATACCGATGCTCTGAACGGTTCCCGCCAGGTTCTGCGCTTCAATGTAGTCGCCGCCTTTGAAAGGCTTGTTGAAGAGCAACATCACGCCTCCGGCAAAGTTGGCCAGGTTGTCTTTTACCGCCAAGCCAACCGCCAGGCCGGCCGAAGCAATCAATGCCGCCAGAGAGACGGTTTGTGTTCCGACTACGTTTATGATCAACATAACGAGCAGTACGAAGAGAAAGATATCGAGCAGGTTCTTTAGAAAACCTTTCAGGGCGATATCCATTTGCCGTCTCGACATGATCTTGTCTGCCAGTTTTCGGATTTTACCGATTATCCATTTCCCTACAAAAAAGATGAGGAGAGCTACCGCAAGTTTACCCAGGAAATCAATTCCCCACGTGAGGGATTGTTGTCCTAACTCCTCAAAGCGGCCATCTTTGATCATCTCGGCAACTTTTCCTCCGGTTTTTACTACTGCAGAATCGGCAGATACAAAAGTATTTAATAACATAGTTTATTTCTTTTAAATGCAATTGAGGGCGCAAAGTTACAAAAAATGAGCTAATTTTGTCGTTCATTTGATCGGGTAGTACAATGAAATATATTTTGAATTTTCTCTTTCTGCTGTTTTGCAGTTTTTCAATATCGGCCCAGACCGATACCTATAACGGATGGATCGACAAATCGGCAAAGTTTATCGAAAATAACCGACTCGACAGTGCTGCTGTTGCCTTGCAAAAAGCCATGAGGCTGGATCCGGCTAACGAAAATAATGCTGTGCTCCTGTTGAATCTGGGAATCCTGCAACGTCAGCTCAGGCAGACCGATGACGCTTATATTTCATTCACGGCATCCCTTGGGAACAACCCCGATCCGGTGTTGGTGCTTCATAACCGGGCTTCCCTTTTGTGCGACTTGGGCCGTTTTGATGAGGCGATGGAGGATTACAACTCCATTATTGATAAACAACCGTCAGACGTGGAGGCCTATTATCGTCGGGGATTGCTGTTCCTGGAAAAAAACGACCGGGAAAGTGCCGAAGCCGATTTCAGAACCTGCGAAAGCACGGACCCCGGCAACTTGTTCACCAAGCTCAGCAAAGCGTTGATCTTCAAGCTTGATGATAACTGGACAGAAGCCGAGAAAATTTATACCGATATTATTAACACAACTGTAAAACCGAGCTCGGCATATTACCTTAACAGGGCCGAATGTTACGTGAACACCGACCGGTTCTCGAAAGCCGCCGCAGACCTTCACGCTGTCGAAAGCGACGAAAAGGCAAATCCCTATTTTTATGTTTTACGCGGCCGGCTTCGGTTGGATCAGTTTGACAAGTTTGCCGCCAGAGTTGATTTCGAAAAGGCAAAAGAATTGGGATACGATGCGGAACTGGCCGATAAATGGATTGAGAGGGCCAGGTAATCCATCATTTTAATATTTTTTAAATTACCCGGATACCTCATTTTAATGAAATAGTGTTACATTTGCAACAATGTTGCATTTGTAAGATTATAGCATTATGACAGTCGAGAATATTTTACGCGATTACCATTTAAAAAGTACAACCTGTCGGAAGTTCATTCTCAATGAGTTGCTTCGAAGCCAGACGGCTCTGACTGAACACGAAATAAAAACTTCGTTTCCCGATCTTTTTGACCGTGTTACGTTTTATCGAACGCTCAAAACGTTGGAGGACGCCGGTGTTATCCACAAGATTGTTTTGCAGGACAACACAACCAGGTATGCCGTTTCCAAGAAACCTTTCCACGAACAAGATATTCATTCCCATTTTCATTGCTGCGTTTGCAACGAGGTCTTTTGTATTCAAAACAAAAGCCAGATAAACATAGAATTGCCGCAAGGGTTTGTTCAACACCGTGTTTCGATGATTGTAGAAGGTGTCTGTGCTGCCTGTAACTGATGTAACAACTTCCTCCTGAATGAAAAAAATTGTTCTGGCGATGACTTTCGCCTTAAGTTTTTTGTTGTCGTTTTCTCAGACTTACTCCCTGAAAGGGTATGTTTGCGATGCCTTGTCCAAGGAGCCGCTTCCCGGAGCGATAGTAGTGCTGGGGCCGAATGAAATTTACGCAGTTTCCGGCAGGGACGGGGCTTTTTCCGTTGATCTGCCCGGAAAAACCCCACATACCCTGGAGGTTCGTTTTACCGGATACGAGTTGCTGACGACGAGCATCATCCTGACTTCCGACACTGTGTTGCACTTCCACCTGGAAACAACCTCCTATTCGTTGAACGAAGTAGTCGTGCACGGGAAAAACGGACACGACCGCTTGTTGTCTGCCATCACTGCAAAAGAAATTGACAGGTCCTTTTTCATGAAAAACAATTCGGCCAGCTTTTCAAAATCCTTATCGAAGGTTGCCGGCGTTTCATCGATGGATATAGGGGCAAACGTGGCGAAGCCGGTTATCCGCGGATTGGGTTTCAACCGCATAGCAGTAGCAGACAAAGGGGTTGTTCAGCAAAATCAGCAATGGGGAGCCGATCACGGGCTTGACATTGACCAGTACGACGTGGATAAGGTGTTTATTCACAAAGGGCCCATGTCGCTTTTTTACGGCTCCGATGCCATTGGTGGTGTTATTGAGATCCTTCCGGTGGATGTCCCTTCGGAAAACATGGTTTGGGGGGATGTGTCCCTGATTGCCAAATCGAACAATAATCTGTCGGGAATAACGGCAATGACAAGCGTAAAAAGGGGAAGGTGGTTTTTTCGCGGACGCCTGACGGCACAACGCTTCGCTGATTATCGCGTTCCGGTCGATACGGTTACCTACCTGACGTGGAAACTGCCCCTTTATGGACGAAGAATGAAAAACACCGCCGGACAGGAACTAAACGCTGCTTTGTCGGCCAACTACAGCCAGGAAAACATCAGCTCGTGGACCCATATTTCCAATGTTTTCTCCAAAAACGGCTTTTTCCCCGGTTCACACGGTATCCCTGATCTGAAAAGGCTGACCCCCGACGGAAATTCTTTTAATATCGGGTATCCATACAGTACCTCCAATCATTTTAAAATCTCCAACGGGACAGAAATCGACTGGGACAATTCATCTTTGCACTTCGATATCGGTTTTCAGCAAAATAACCGTGCCGAATGGTCGAAGTTCCATACGCATTACGGCAACCAAGCTCCCCCACAAGTCAGCCCCGACCTGGAATTAAGTTTCTCGTTGCAAACATTGTCCGTCAACTCCCGGCTGTCTTTCGGCAAAGATTCGTTCTGGACAAAAACAGCAGGCATGTCGGTGGAAATCCAGCGAAACAGGGTGGGAGGGTATTCTTTTCTGATGCCTGACTTTGAAAGATATACCGCCGGAGCATATGCGGCAACCTCGTATAAGGTATCCCCGAAACTGATGCTTACCGGAGGGGTGCGTTTCGATTCCGGGAAATTGAATATTCGCGGTTTCTACGACGACACTTTGGCCGATTTCCTGCAACTTGGCGGATATGATGCTGATGATGTCTGGTATTACGCCCAGCGTGCCGATGCCTTAAGAAAGAATTTTCATTCGTTCTCCGGGGCGCTGGGGGCGGTCTATGACCCAAACCGACTGAGTTCACTAAAGATAAACATTGGACGAAGCTTCCGCTTTCCTACTGCCAATGAGTTGGCATCCAACGGGGTGCATCACGGAGCTTTCCGTCACGAGAAAGGAAACAACAGTTTGAAACCCGAAACCGGTTGGCAATATGACCTTGGTTATTCCCTCAAGAACCGGCGATTAAACCTCTCCATCAATCATTTTGCATCCTACTTCCCCAATTATATTTACCTGAACCCTACGGGGCAATGGTCGGTTTTGCCACATGCCGGACAGATTTACGAATATACCCAGTCCCGTGTGTTTCTGGCAGGTGGAGAGCTGGAAGCGGCCTATCGTTTTACCGAGAACCTTTTGTTGTCAGCCAATTGGGAATATGTTTACAACCGGAATATCGACAACGGTTATCCGTTGCCTTTTTCACCACCTGTGGATATGTTGTTGGCACTGATTTATTCCAATCACGGAAAGGGCCCGTTAATCCAGTATTCGGCCAGTCTGGAGAACCAAACCGTGTTCGCACAGAACCGTATTGCCAACAACGAGGAAAAAACGCCGGGGACGTCGTTGTTCAACTTGCTTTGCAGCATGAACTGGAAGGTGGGTGATTTCCGCTTTTTTACCGATTTTCAGGTGCAGAATATTTTCGACACCCCTTTTTATAATCACTTGAGTTATTACCGGAAGTTAAATATCCCCGAGCCGGGACGAAACATCCAGTTTATTTTGAAAATACCCTTTTAAATTAATCAAACAATGAAAAAAGTATTTTTTACAACAGTTTTAGCGATAAGCGCCTTTGTTTTCTTATCGTGTGAAAAAGAGTCGATTGACGCCGAAAGGCCTGTAATTAAATTAATTGCCCCTGAAGAAGAGGAAGGCATCAAGCCCGGATCCGATATTCACTTCGATGCGGTCTTAACGGACAATGTTGCCCTAAAGTCGTATAAAATCAATATACACGGAGCATTTGACGGGCACAGCCACAGTGCGGCAACACGTGCGGCCGGTGATGTTGTTGCTTTTGAAAAAACCTGGCTGGAAGCCGATTTTATTCAACTCGGAGACGAGCCTATTGCGGGAAAAAGAGAAGCCAGGCTTCATCACCACCACATGGTGATTCCCGCAGAAATTGACGGGAAGCCCATCCGGGAAGGACATTATCATTTTACAATCTATTGCACGGATGAGGCAGGAAATGAGTCTTTTATCGCTCGGGAAATTGAAATATCCTCCAGTGCCGAAGAGCATACGTACCATTAATAAGCGGTTTTTTAAAAAAGTAAGGAAGTGGGATCAATTCCCACTTTTTTTGTTTTATATTTGTAGAATCAATCATCGAATATCAAATTCATATAAGGGTGTTGAAATTTAATCCGGGAGAAACAGTTATTCTTTTCGTCCTGCTTTTCTTTTCGTCTTGCAATTTTTCAGGAGGGAGCGGGCAGGTGATGACGGTGAACGGGATAATCCCATCCAGCTCAGCGGGAGTATTTCTCACGCACGAGCATCTTCTGGTTGATTTTATCGGTGCTGACTCCCTATCCGCCGACAGGTGGAAGAGAGAAGAGGTCGTTCAAAAAATGTTGCCTTTTTTGCTGGAAGCGAAGGAGTCGGGTTGCCAGACCTTTGTGGATTGCACTCCCGATTATTTGGGGCGTGATGTCCTTCTGTTGCAGGAGCTGTCGAAATTATCGGGCGTTAATATTCTTACCAACACCGGATTTTACGGAGCCGTGGACAACAAGTTCGTCCCCCGGTTTGCTTTCGATGAAAGTGCCGGCCAGTTGGCCGAAAGATGGATAAACGAATGGGAACACGGAATAGACGGCACAACCGTTAAACCGGGGTTTATCAAAATCGGGGTCAATAGTACAAACTTATCGGGAATGAATACCAAGTTGATATCGGCTGCCGCCAAAACCCACCTTAAAACCGGATTGGTTATCGCATCCCATACGGGTCCGTCGTCTCTGGCATTTGAGCAACTCTCCGTTCTGAAAGAAGAAGGGGTGTCGCCCGACGCTTTTATCTGGGTACATGCGCAAGCTGAAAAGGATTCCGTAAAACGTGCGGAAGCAGCCCGTCTGGGTGCCTGGATAAGCTTGGACGGGCTGAACGAGGACAACATTCCGGATTACATCAAGATGATAACCGGGATGAAGAATGAAAATCTGTTGCATAAAGTACTTCTGTCGCACGATGCCGGCTGGTACGATCCGGCGAAGCCCGGCGGTGGCGAAGTCCGGGGATATACGGCTCTTTTCCGTGAACTTGTCCCTGCCTTGTTGAACAACGGTTTTACCCGTGAAGAAGTGCGGCTTTTGCTGGAGACAAATCCCGTGAAAGCTTTCGAAATAAAGGTCAGAAAAAACACGAATAACGAATCATTAAAAAATTTTAAGCAATGAAAACTACATGGATCTACCTGTTATCAATTCTTTTCCTTGTTTCCTGTGGAGCAACGCGCACGGCAAAAGTGAACGAATTGACCAACAAAGAAGAAAAACAAGGATGGACACTTTTATTTAACGGAAAAGATTTTACCGGATGGCGCCAGTATAACGGGAACAGTGTGCCTGAGAATTGGATCATCGAAGACGGTACCATGAAAGTGTTTACGGCCCCGAATGCACGTCCGGGGCAAGGGGTAGGAGGCGATCTGATTTACTTCGCCAGTAAATTCAAAAACTTTGAACTCTCCATTGACTGGAAGGCCGAAAAAGAGGCCAACTCCGGTATTTTCTACAACGTCCGCGAAGAAAAAGGGAGGGCCATTTACAGCTCGGCGCCCGAAGTCCAAATTCTGGATAACGAGAATGCTAGCGACAACAAAATAGACAGTCACCTCGCCGGATCGCTTTACGATATGCTGCCTGCGGATCCAAAGACCGTGAAC
This portion of the Petrimonas sulfuriphila genome encodes:
- a CDS encoding esterase family protein, whose amino-acid sequence is MIKRLSFSSLFLIGLSAVLYASKVDTVNVFSPSMQKEIKTVVIIPDAYLQETEFPVLYLLHGYSDNYGGWVNKVPAVKELADWHNMIIVCPDGAYGSWYFDSPVDPAFKFETFVSKELVDWVDKNYKTVRKREGRAITGLSMGGHGGLYLGFRHQDVYGACGSMSGGVDIRPFPNNWDLAKRLGTQRENPDNWEKNTVMNQLHLLTPNSSRIIIDCGSGDFFYEVNVRLHQELLYRNIPHDFISRPGVHNWEYWANAIKYQALFFNDYFDAGKASSSPSANTHRGRR
- a CDS encoding MBL fold metallo-hydrolase, whose amino-acid sequence is MANFHIIETGYFWADGGAMFGPIPKKYWHKRYPSNHNNMCLMAMRCLFIETDRHKILVDCGAGDKQLNKLKFYQPHNLKDLRAEIGKIGYSPDEVTDVVLTHLHFDHCGGGTVFNGKQEVVPAFPRATYWLSRAQWDNYRKPMLYEAASFFQENIEPVFEAGQLRLTESEQPLCENVTLKLYDGHTPGQIVLFFENEGEKIVFPADVVPTSAHLPLSWLSAYDNNAALAMEEKKRFLDEAKAQNATLIFFHDAYSQMEKMMPSPHQNNR
- the rfbD gene encoding dTDP-4-dehydrorhamnose reductase, yielding MAIYTGSNKHLGGTETVTRKQTVFYGLVQKNVLVTGANGQLGQELKQLAEKTNSPFRFIYTDADVLDITDAGQVQHFVSEYSIEYVINCAAYTAVDKAEADEEVAYRINCTGAENLARSGAKIIHISTDYVFDGTASTPYKEDASTNPLSVYGKSKLKGEEAIWEFAEEWIIIRTSWLYSEFGNNFVKTMLRLMNERDKLNVVADQYGTPTYAADLAEMILVILECEEWKSGVYHFSNLGETTWFKFAEKIKELAAVGRCRLDPVPACEYKTAAVRPMYSVLDKSKIQSAFRVVIPQWENGLERCIEKLTNR
- a CDS encoding peptide chain release factor 3, with the protein product MTLQQEIQRRRTFAIISHPDAGKTTLTEKLLLFGGAIHVAGAVKSNKIKKTATSDWMEIERQRGISVATSVMGFEYGNYKINILDTPGHQDFAEDTYRTLTAVDSVIVVVDIAKGVEAQTRKLMEVCRMRHTPVMIFVNKLDREGKDPFEILDELEEELQVAVRPLSWPIDMGERFKGVYNLYQNSLDLYQPSKQIVTESVHLNIQSPEVERHIGAKLSEKLRSDVELISEVYPGFNREEYLAGKLAPVFFGSALNNFGVKELLDCFVAIAPSPRAVQTEERVVDPYEESFSGFVFKIHANMDPNHRSCIAFVKVCSGRFERNVNYKHVRYSRLMKFSSPTAFMAQKKEILDEAFAGDIVGLPDNGNFKIGDTLTAGEDLHFKGLPSFSPEMFKYIENADPMKSKQLQKGVEQLMDEGVAQLFTNQFNGRKIIGTVGQLQFEVIQYRLLHEYGAQCRWEPINLYKACWIESDDAAQLEDFKKRKYQYMAKDKEGRDVFLAESNYLLMMAQQDFKNIAFHFNSEF
- a CDS encoding mechanosensitive ion channel produces the protein MLLNTFVSADSAVVKTGGKVAEMIKDGRFEELGQQSLTWGIDFLGKLAVALLIFFVGKWIIGKIRKLADKIMSRRQMDIALKGFLKNLLDIFLFVLLVMLIINVVGTQTVSLAALIASAGLAVGLAVKDNLANFAGGVMLLFNKPFKGGDYIEAQNLAGTVQSIGILYTTLTTADNKTIYIPNGPLSTGNIINYNTQTTRRVEITASIEYGTDVDVVKKMLLDIANRHPLVLKDPEPFARMTKMNEDSIDFSLRAWVNLNDFWNVTHDLNEEVYKEINARGLVIPFRQMTVHLANSTEQNAN
- a CDS encoding tetratricopeptide repeat protein; its protein translation is MKYILNFLFLLFCSFSISAQTDTYNGWIDKSAKFIENNRLDSAAVALQKAMRLDPANENNAVLLLNLGILQRQLRQTDDAYISFTASLGNNPDPVLVLHNRASLLCDLGRFDEAMEDYNSIIDKQPSDVEAYYRRGLLFLEKNDRESAEADFRTCESTDPGNLFTKLSKALIFKLDDNWTEAEKIYTDIINTTVKPSSAYYLNRAECYVNTDRFSKAAADLHAVESDEKANPYFYVLRGRLRLDQFDKFAARVDFEKAKELGYDAELADKWIERAR
- a CDS encoding transcriptional repressor: MTVENILRDYHLKSTTCRKFILNELLRSQTALTEHEIKTSFPDLFDRVTFYRTLKTLEDAGVIHKIVLQDNTTRYAVSKKPFHEQDIHSHFHCCVCNEVFCIQNKSQINIELPQGFVQHRVSMIVEGVCAACN